The Triticum aestivum cultivar Chinese Spring chromosome 7B, IWGSC CS RefSeq v2.1, whole genome shotgun sequence genome window below encodes:
- the LOC123159182 gene encoding glutathione S-transferase 4 has translation MAAAVKVYGWAMSPFVARPLLCLEEAGVDYELVPMSREAGDHRQPDFLARNPFGQVPVLEDGDLTLFESRAIARHVLRKYKPELLVGDGSPESASTVDMWLEVEAHQHHPVLVAITMQCLVAPLLGNAPDQAVLDENLGKLGKVLEVYEARLSASKYLAGESVSIADLSHFPMMRYFMETEYAALVEESPHVKAWWEELKARPAARRVTEFMPPDFGLGKKAEK, from the exons atggcggcggcggtgaaggtgTACGGGTGGGCGATGTCGCCGTTCGTGGCGCGCCCATTGCTGTGCCTGGAGGAGGCAGGCGTCGACTACGAGCTCGTCCCCATGAGCCGCGAGGCCGGCGACCACCGCCAGCCGGACTTCCTCGCCAGGAACCCCTTCGGCCAGGTGCCGGTTCTCGAGGACGGCGACCTCACTCTCTTCG AATCGCGGGCAATCGCGAGGCACGTGCTTCGCAAGTACAAGCCGGAGTTGCTGGTAGGCGACGGCTCGCCGGAGTCGGCGTCCACGGTCGACATGTGGCTGGAGGTGGAGGCCCACCAGCACCACCCCGTGTTGGTCGCCATCACGATGCAGTGCCTCGTCGCCCCGCTCCTCGGCAACGCGCCGGACCAGGCCGTCCTCGACGAGAACCTCGGGAAGCTGGGGAAGGTGCTGGAGGTGTACGAGGCACGGCTGTCGGCATCCAAGTACCTCGCCGGGGAATCGGTCAGCATCGCCGACCTCAGCCACTTCCCGATGATGCGCTACTTCATGGAGACCGAGTACGCGGCGCTGGTAGAGGAGAGCCCCCATGTCAAGGCGTGGTGGGAGGAGCTCAAGGCGAGGCCGGCGGCCAGAAGGGTGACGGAGTTCATGCCGCCTGACTTTGGGCTTGGAAAGAAGGCAGAGAAGTGA